One Ananas comosus cultivar F153 linkage group 1, ASM154086v1, whole genome shotgun sequence DNA window includes the following coding sequences:
- the LOC109721321 gene encoding cellulose synthase-like protein D1 has product MGGQQDAGSGGAQPQPGPTVVFGRRTDSGRFISYSRDDLDSEISSMDFQDYHVHIPMTPDNQPMDEPIDPRGISAKVEEQYVNNSLFTGGFNTITRAHLMDKVVDAGHVQMTGAGGPKVSTCSIQGCDAKLVKNQHGNDIVPCECDFKICPECFTDAVKSGGGLCPGCKEPYKITEWEEVVANSNSEAAHALSLPPPGPGGKLERRLSMVKQSTMNSQSGEFDHNRWLFETKGTYGYGNAIWPDENGEDDDGSGGHGHPKELMSKPWRPLTRKLKIPAAVISPYRLLVLVRMVALALFLAWRITHKNEDAVWLWGMSIICELWFAFSWLLDQLPKLCPVNRATDLAVLEEKFETPHPNNPTGKSDLPGIDVFVSTADPEKEPVLVTANTILSILAADYPVEKLSCYVSDDGGALLTFEAMAEAASFANLWVPFCRKHGIEPRNPESYFSLKRDPYKNKVKPDFVKDRRRVKREYDEFKVRINSLPDSIRRRSDAYHAREEIQAMNKQREKAGMDEPLELIKIPKATWMADGTHWPGTWLHPSQDHSRGDHAGIIQVMLKPPSDSPLYVNGNEKSPIEFKDVDVRLPMLVYVSREKRPGYDHNKKAGAMNALVRASAIMSNGPFILNLDCDHYVYNSQAFREGMCFMMDRGGDRLCYVQFPQRFEGIDPSDRYANNNTVFFDVNMRALDGLQGPVYVGTGCLFRRIALYGFDPPRARDHSPSCCSCCLPRRGKVKAGSENSEETRALRMGDADGDEVNLSSFPKKFGNSSFLIDSIPVAEFQGRPLADHPSVKNGRPPGALTIPREILDASIVAEAISVISCWYEEKTEWGQRVGWIYGSVTEDVVTGYRMHNRGWKSVYCVTQRDAFRGTAPINLTDRLHQVLRWATGSVEIFFSRNNALLASSKMKLLQRVAYLNVGIYPFTSIFLIVYCFLPALSLFSGQFIVQTLNVTFLTYLLVITLTLCMLAMLEIKWSGIELEEWWRNEQFWLIGGTSAHLAAVLQGLLKVVAGIEISFTLTSKSAGDDEQDDFAELYIVKWTSLMIPPLTIIMVNLIAIAVGFSRTIYSSVPQWSKLLGGVFFSFWVLAHLYPFAKGLMGRRGRTPTIVYVWSGLVAITISLLWVAIKPPSSASSQIGGSFTFP; this is encoded by the exons ATGGGGGGGCAGCAGGACGCGGGGAGCGGAGGGGCACAGCCACAGCCGGGGCCGACGGTGGTGTTCGGGAGGCGGACGGACTCTGGGCGGTTCATCAGCTACTCACGGGACGACCTGGACAGCGAGATCAGCAGCATGGACTTCCAGGACTACCACGTCCACATCCCGATGACCCCCGACAACCAGCCCATGGACGAGCCCATCGACCCCCGCGGAATCTCTGCCAAGGTCGAGGAGCAGTACGTCAACAACTCCCTCTTCACCGGCGGATTCAACACCATCACCCGCGCGCACCTCATGGACAAG GTTGTCGATGCTGGCCATGTACAAATGACCGGCGCCGGCGGCCCAAAAGTCTCAACATGCTCCATCCAGGGCTGTGATGCCAAGCTCGTGAAGAACCAACATGGCAACGATATCGTCCCCTGCGAGTGCGACTTCAAGATTTGCCCTGAGTGCTTCACCGATGCGGTGAAGAGCGGCGGCGGCCTCTGCCCCGGATGCAAGGAGCCCTACAAAATAACAGAATGGGAGGAGGTGGTTGCCAACTCTAACAGCGAGGCGGCGCATGCCCTCTCCCTTCCGCCGCCAGGGCCCGGTGGAAAGCTCGAGCGGAGGTTGTCGATGGTGAAGCAGTCCACAATGAACTCGCAGTCTGGCGAGTTTGATCACAACAGGTGGCTGTTTGAGACAAAAGGGACTTATGGGTATGGGAATGCGATATGGCCTGACGAGAATGGCGAAGATGATGATGGGAGTGGAGGGCATGGGCATCCCAAGGAGCTCATGAGCAAGCCGTGGCGGCCGCTGACGCGCAAGTTGAAGATCCCTGCCGCTGTCATTAGCCCTTATAG GCTCCTAGTCTTGGTGCGCATGGTGGCGCTCGCCTTGTTTCTTGCATGGCGTATCACCCACAAGAACGAGGATGCAGTATGGCTGTGGGGGATGTCCATCATTTGTGAGCTGTGGTTCGCCTTCTCCTGGCTTCTAGACCAGCTCCCTAAACTCTGCCCTGTGAACCGCGCCACCGACCTCGCCGTCCTCGAAGAGAAATTTGAAACACCCCATCCGAACAACCCGACTGGCAAATCTGATCTTCCCGGAATTGATGTTTTTGTCTCCACGGCTGATCCAGAAAAAGAACCAGTGCTCGTCACTGCGAATACAATTCTTTCCATTCTGGCGGCCGATTACCCTGTCGAGAAGCTCTCTTGCTATGTGTCGGACGATGGTGGGGCCCTCCTTACCTTTGAGGCCATGGCTGAAGCCGCGAGCTTTGCTAATTTGTGGGTGCCCTTCTGCCGAAAGCATGGCATCGAGCCCAGAAATCCTGAGAGTTACTTCAGTTTGAAGAGAGATCCTTACAAGAATAAGGTGAAGCCGGATTTCGTCAAGGACCGGAGGCGCGTCAAGAGAGAGTATGATGAATTCAAAGTCAGGATAAATAGTTTGCCGGATTCTATCCGCCGGCGGTCCGACGCGTATCATGCGCGAGAGGAGATTCAGGCGATGAATAAGCAGCGAGAGAAGGCCGGGATGGATGAGCCGCTTGAACTGATAAAGATCCCCAAGGCCACATGGATGGCGGACGGCACTCACTGGCCTGGCACTTGGCTTCACCCTTCGCAGGATCATTCTCGGGGTGATCATGCTGGAATCATACAG GTAATGCTGAAACCTCCGAGTGACTCGCCCCTCTACGTGAATGGCAATGAGAAATCCCCGATCGAGTTCAAAGATGTGGACGTCCGCCTTCCGATGCTAGTATACGTGTCCCGTGAGAAGCGCCCGGGGTACGACCACAACAAGAAGGCTGGTGCCATGAATGCCCTCGTTCGCGCTTCTGCCATCATGTCCAACGGCCCCTTCATCCTCAATCTCGACTGCGATCACTACGTCTACAATTCCCAGGCCTTCCGCGAGGGCATGTGCTTCATGATGGATCGCGGCGGTGACCGCCTCTGCTATGTCCAGTTCCCCCAACGTTTCGAGGGTATCGACCCCTCCGACCGTTACGCCAACAACAACACTGTCTTCTTCGACGTCAACATGCGCGCCCTCGATGGATTGCAAGGCCCCGTGTATGTTGGCACTGGCTGCCTCTTCCGGCGCATCGCTCTTTACGGGTTTGACCCTCCTCGTGCAAGGGATCACAGCCccagctgctgcagctgctgcctCCCACGGCGCGGCAAGGTAAAAGCTGGATCCGAGAACTCGGAGGAGACGCGCGCGTTGCGCATGGGGGATGCGGACGGTGACGAGGTGAATCTTTCATCGTTCCCTAAGAAGTTTGGGAACTCGAGTTTCCTCATCGACTCCATTCCTGTCGCGGAATTCCAAGGCCGCCCGCTAGCCGACCACCCCTCCGTCAAGAACGGGCGACCGCCTGGTGCACTTACCATTCCGCGTGAGATCCTCGATGCATCTATCGTTGCTGAAGCCATAAGCGTGATCTCGTGCTGGTATGAAGAGAAGACCGAGTGGGGTCAACGTGTCGGGTGGATCTATGGGTCGGTCACAGAGGATGTGGTTACTGGGTACAGGATGCACAACCGCGGGTGGAAATCAGTGTACTGTGTGACCCAGCGCGACGCGTTCCGCGGCACGGCACCAATTAACCTCACCGACCGGTTACATCAAGTGCTGCGTTGGGCAACGGGGTCCGTCGAGATTTTCTTCTCGCGCAACAACGCGCTCTTGGCCAGCTCCAAGATGAAGCTTTTACAACGTGTCGCGTACCTCAACGTCGGCATATACCCGTTCACCTCCATCTTTCTCATTGTTTACTGCTTCCTCCCTGCGCTTTCCCTCTTCTCCGGCCAGTTCATCGTCCAGACGCTGAATGTCACGTTCCTCACCTACCTTTTGGTCATCACCTTAACGCTTTGCATGCTCGCCATGTTAGAGATCAAGTGGTCGGGGATCGAGCTTGAGGAATGGTGGCGCAACGAGCAGTTCTGGCTGATCGGTGGGACTAGCGCTCACCTTGCCGCTGTGCTGCAGGGGCTTCTGAAAGTGGTTGCTGGAATAGAGATCTCCTTCACCCTCACCTCCAAATCGGCAGGAGACGACGAGCAGGATGATTTCGCTGAGCTGTACATCGTGAAATGGACGTCACTGATGATACCACCCCTCACCATCATCATGGTGAATCTCATTGCCATAGCCGTTGGATTCAGCCGCACAATCTACAGCTCTGTGCCGCAGTGGAGCAAGTTGTTGGGTGGGGTGTTCTTCAGCTTCTGGGTGTTGGCCCATCTCTACCCCTTTGCAAAGGGGCTTATGGGCCGGAGAGGAAGGACGCCGACTATCGTATACGTGTGGTCCGGGCTCGTCGCCATTACGATTTCGCTTCTTTGGGTGGCCATCAAGCCACCATCGTCTGCATCGTCGCAGATTGGCGGCTCATTCACATTCCCTTAA